From Arcobacter lacus, one genomic window encodes:
- a CDS encoding DUF481 domain-containing protein — MNKIINKIFIISSITTFSYSLDFTKHLELSYVDTSGNTNTSTFSAKLETLTKLAEGEELKAKATVLYSKDNDETSANKYDIEVDYNHMINEKLYSYMGINYINDELSDYDYRLNIGPGFGYKFINDDIQTLDIQAGLDYAFDKYENGKKDEYIAPRTETNYRYRINDNMQFKQMLSFLISSEDSEKYFFTSESSLNLKMIENISLGISYRIDYVNQTEKENTDRKFLTSLIIDF, encoded by the coding sequence ATGAATAAAATTATAAATAAAATTTTTATTATATCTTCTATAACTACATTTTCTTACTCTTTAGATTTTACTAAACATTTAGAACTATCTTACGTTGATACAAGTGGAAATACCAACACAAGTACTTTTTCAGCAAAACTTGAAACTCTTACAAAACTTGCTGAAGGTGAAGAACTAAAAGCAAAAGCAACAGTTTTATATAGTAAAGATAATGATGAAACATCAGCAAATAAATATGATATTGAAGTTGATTATAATCATATGATAAATGAAAAACTCTATTCTTATATGGGAATAAATTATATAAATGATGAATTATCAGATTATGATTATAGATTAAATATAGGTCCTGGATTTGGATACAAATTTATAAATGATGATATTCAAACTTTAGATATTCAAGCTGGATTGGATTATGCTTTTGATAAGTATGAAAATGGGAAAAAAGATGAATATATCGCTCCAAGAACAGAGACAAATTATAGATATAGAATAAATGACAATATGCAGTTCAAACAAATGTTAAGCTTCTTAATATCTTCAGAAGATAGTGAAAAATACTTCTTTACAAGTGAATCTAGTCTAAATCTAAAAATGATAGAAAATATCTCTTTAGGAATTAGTTATAGAATAGATTATGTAAATCAAACAGAAAAAGAAAATACTGATAGAAAGTTTTTAACTTCATTGATTATAGATTTTTAA
- a CDS encoding DUF3817 domain-containing protein: MNNINFDRFKTISFIEGLSFLILLFIAMPLKYFVGLPIAVKIVGMAHGILFILFCIFLYKAMREYKWKLGTGILLFIYSVIPFGFIAIEKTIMKLHSKEI; this comes from the coding sequence ATGAATAATATAAATTTTGACAGATTTAAAACTATCTCGTTTATTGAAGGATTATCATTTTTAATTTTATTATTTATTGCAATGCCATTAAAATATTTTGTAGGATTACCAATAGCTGTTAAGATAGTAGGAATGGCTCATGGTATCTTATTTATTTTATTTTGTATTTTTTTATATAAAGCTATGAGAGAGTATAAATGGAAACTAGGAACTGGAATTTTACTTTTTATATATTCTGTAATTCCTTTTGGTTTTATTGCAATTGAAAAAACTATTATGAAACTACATTCTAAAGAGATTTAA